From Epinephelus lanceolatus isolate andai-2023 chromosome 12, ASM4190304v1, whole genome shotgun sequence, the proteins below share one genomic window:
- the trdc gene encoding uncharacterized protein trdc isoform X2 → MFVLSPLQPEGQENYTRGPEVCLATDFRPQVGTLVLNATEGLYNVMTSEAVLSTTQKTYYYAAFTNQTLHSCELHGTLGKKEIIEPCADIHPERAKLNYFLLVMHAVRVVFTKTLAFNTILTIRAVLF, encoded by the exons ATGTTCGTCCTGAGTCCTCTGCAGCCCGAGGGCCAGGAGAACTACACGCGGGGTCCGGAGGTTTGTCTGGCGACTGATTTCCGTCCGCAGGTTGGTACACTGGTTCTGAATGCGACGGAGGGTTTGTACAACGTGATGACCAGCGAGGCCGTTCTGTCCACAACTCAGAAAACGTACTACTACGCTGCGTTCACCAACCAGACGCTGCACTCCTGCGAGCTGCACGGCACGCTGGGCAAGAAAGAAATCA TTGAGCCGTGTGCTGACATTCATCCAG AGAGAGCCAAACTGAACTACTTCCTGCTGGTGATGCACGCAGTGAGAGTGGTGTTCACCAAAACTCTGGCCTTCAACACCATCCTCACCATCAGAGCAGTGCTCTTCTAA
- the trdc gene encoding uncharacterized protein trdc isoform X1 produces the protein MFVLSPLQPEGQENYTRGPEVCLATDFRPQVGTLVLNATEGLYNVMTSEAVLSTTQKTYYYAAFTNQTLHSCELHGTLGKKEIIEPCADIHPGEPTNAPEHESQTLIQTGSSTERAKLNYFLLVMHAVRVVFTKTLAFNTILTIRAVLF, from the exons ATGTTCGTCCTGAGTCCTCTGCAGCCCGAGGGCCAGGAGAACTACACGCGGGGTCCGGAGGTTTGTCTGGCGACTGATTTCCGTCCGCAGGTTGGTACACTGGTTCTGAATGCGACGGAGGGTTTGTACAACGTGATGACCAGCGAGGCCGTTCTGTCCACAACTCAGAAAACGTACTACTACGCTGCGTTCACCAACCAGACGCTGCACTCCTGCGAGCTGCACGGCACGCTGGGCAAGAAAGAAATCA TTGAGCCGTGTGCTGACATTCATCCAGGTGAGCCTACAAATGCACCTGAACATGAGTCACAGACGCTGATTCAGACGGGCTCCAGCACAGAGAGAGCCAAACTGAACTACTTCCTGCTGGTGATGCACGCAGTGAGAGTGGTGTTCACCAAAACTCTGGCCTTCAACACCATCCTCACCATCAGAGCAGTGCTCTTCTAA
- the LOC117272210 gene encoding tripartite motif-containing protein 16-like, with protein MAQQGAQLDPLKFSCSICLDLLKDPGTLPCGHSYCINCIQSFWDGEDEKRIYSCPQCRQRFTPRPVLMKNTMLADLVEELKKTGLQAAPADHCYAGAEDVACDVCTGRKLKAFKSCLQCVASYCEKHLQPHRDSAPLQKHKLVEPSKKLQENICSRHDEVMKMFCRTDQQCICYLCSVEEHKGHDTVSAAAERTERQRELEGSRQNIQQRIQDTEKDVKLLQQEVEAISRSADKAVEHSEKIFTELIRLMEKRRSDVKQQLRWQQETQVSRVKELQEKLEQEITELKRKDAELKQLSHTEDHKQFLHNYPSLSALSEATHSSSINIRPRRYFEDVTAAVSGVRDKLQDALRDTWTNVSLTVTEVDVLLPQPEPKTRAEFFRYSRHITLDPNTAHTLLLLSEGNRKVTVMRHQQFYSKHPDRFTGCWQVLSRESLTGRCYWEVEWRGGVYVAVAYKNISRAGDECLFGHNDKSWMLYCDNNSYNFYHNKVQTRVSGPWSSRVGVYLDHSAGILSFYSVSETMTLLHRVQTTFTQPLYAGLMVLNDGDTAELCQVK; from the coding sequence ATGGCGCAGCAAGGAGCTCAGCTGGACCCCCTAAAGTTCTCTTGTTCCATCTGTCTGGATCTACTGAAGGATCCGGGGACTCTTCCCTGTGGACACAGCTACTGCATCAACTGTATTCAAAGCTTCTGGGATGGAGAGGATGAGAAGAGAATCTACAGCTGCCCTCAGTGTAGGCAGAGGTTCACACCGAGGCCTGTCCTGATGAAAAACACCATGTTAGCAGATTTGGTGGAGGAACTGAAGAAGACTGGACTccaagctgctcctgctgatcacTGCTATGCTGGAGCTGAAGATGTGGCCTGTGATGTCTGCACTGGGAGGAAACTGAAAGCCTTCAAGTCCTGTCTGCAGTGTGTGGCCTCTTACTGTGAGAAACACCTCCAGCCTCATCGTGACTCGGCTCCATTACAGAAACACAAGCTGGTGGAGCCCTCCAAGAAGCTGCAGGAGAACATCTGCTCTCGTcatgatgaggtgatgaagatgttctgCCGCACTGATCAGCAGTGTATCTGTTATCTCTGCTCTGTGGAGGAACATAAAGGCCACGACacagtgtcagctgcagcagaaaggactgagaggcagagagagctggaggggagtcgacaaaacatccagcagagaatccaggacacagagaaagatgtgaagctgctccaacaggaggtggaggctaTCAGTCGCTCTGCTGATAAAGCAGTGGAGCACAGTGAGAAGATCTTCACTGAGCTGATCCGTCTCATGGAGAAAAGACGCtctgatgtgaagcagcagctcagatggCAGCAGGAAACTCAAGTGAGTCGAGTCAAAGAGCTtcaggagaagctggagcaggagatcactgagctgaagaggaaagacgctgagctgaagcagctctcacacacagaggatcacaAGCAGTTTCTACACAACTACCCCTCActgtcagcactcagtgaagcCACACACTCATCCAGCATCAACATCCGTCCTCGCCGCTACTTTGAGGACGTGACAGCGGCTGTGTCAGGAGTCAGAGATAAACTACAGGACGCTCTGAGGGACACATGGACAAACGTCTCACTGACAGTGACTGAAGTGGATGTTTTACTGCCACAACCAGAGCCCAAGACCAGAGCTGAGTTCTTCAGATATTCACGTCACATCACACTGGAtccaaacacagcacacacactgctgttatTATCTGAGGGGAACAGGAAAGTGACAGTAATGAGACACCAACAGTTTTATTCTAAACACCCAGACAGATTCACTGGATGTTGGCAGGTCCTGAGTAGAGAGAGTCTGACTGGacgttgttactgggaggtggagtggagaggaggagtttATGTAGCAGTCGCATACAAGAATATCAGCAGAGCAGGGGATGAATGTTTATTTGGACACAATGACAAATCTTGGATGTTATATTGTGACAATAACAGTTATAACTTTTATCACAACAAAGTCCAAACTCGTGTCTCAGGTCCTTGGTCCTCCAGAGTAGGAGTGTACCTGGATCACAgtgcaggtattctgtccttctacagcgtctctgaaaccatgactctcctccacagagtccagaccacattcactcagcctctctatgCTGGACTTATGGTTCTTAATGATGGAGACACAGCTGAGTTGTGTCAAGTCAAATag